Proteins from a single region of Lasioglossum baleicum chromosome 1, iyLasBale1, whole genome shotgun sequence:
- the Raskol gene encoding ras GTPase-activating protein raskol isoform X3, with protein MHNASTEGASPGGRRLSRSFHSCLRGADHDDLESGESKGKPLIKSSRHDSRRPRGESKRKSLPRDSRYDSQRARDTSYEKACRRGSAPATPVLGARPLDVTPNRIVNFFSKRSFRSNPLKRTKSVTKLERQKQRGAGLRGCRSHESLLCGQAVTSMDLAAVTPLHPSLLGRPHCFQVTPSTGGPKYFSCRTAHERDQWLHSLRKSVQPDAEQTRRTDNSLQIWLLEAKGVAAKKRYFCEVCLDSTLYARTTAKLKADLCFWGEHFDFHHLPSVNTIQVNLYREADRKKKRDKNVLIGSVSIPVHNVTSRYLTEKWYPVVGDKGPLKEPPTLRVKCRFQSVDILPVQVYQEFLEYLKSDYKSLCEKLEPVIAVKAKEDIATALVAVMQREKKAPQFLADLVMMDIHRIDDERLTFRGNSLATKAMEAYLKLTGDRYLQETLGAVVRGAVEGGDCEVDPLKVASVAALHKQQQNLRTAVDLAWGRILASHAHFPLELRECFRIFRERLADMGREDIADNLISANIFLRFLCPAILSPSLFNITHEYPNEKAARNLTLVAKTLQTLANFTRFQGKENFMEFMNDLLEREAPSMKNFLQLISSPLPKDAPANNSLEFDGYIDLGKQLSLLHALLRESLVSISSSSSSLPPSRLPEILERISLALDQPGPSPVPTSHRYPNLQNNIFRYNDPTIANSNTNLSVSATSTLSNHSTLNGTIRDSNEVLQSNTLGHNSSRSPNVARAATLPRNAYMPANGKLQLQITTDDYPLEPPAFVSRSPTPIVRQHRGIGTNRATTGYRLTASASLANVNHCQTHPTSPTRSESHSNLKDSNYNITTSQNNQPNICTIVSQQQQNHRHNMARLQNLDIHDREDNYNHNNYNVSRSASRNHCNKEENANQTQHQNYNNVSKTTVNANVVVNPSSNLTLSINHQPNNNYNNSKTNNTTANGNLDELSDLLRYADDEVSESKSQKGSQISISQLSNVASSGYQSFAAYSQSSSPVDLSSNNANAHILSAAPLAFANPVYHMEPNHGRSGRRGSTSSEERDGIGGGVEGVRGVDLSPSPPPQNNVRNLQRNNQNQWRQNNQTHRNNSEQNQNVCTKLRRRLSLDSTRDLSDTSEEESCTTRRSKSRSHRSIDQYEVEIERLQSSVDRLRARLGATEDTDIDGVAPDTKMKSIISRNGAILLATTVSHKRPHRTTSNKGRLISTVYRLISVEEELRREQQKMSAALSYKQRVIDAQEQQIAALDAANSRLMTSNTRLLSALSTLKQRYNAKTQPSSEAAALLQNIADIGELKSSSC; from the exons aatttCTTCTCGAAGAGGTCGTTCCGCTCGAACCCGCTGAAGAGGACGAAGAGCGTGACGAAGCTCGAGCGACAGAAGCAACGTGGCGCCGGTCTTCGGGGTTGCCGTTCACACGAGTCCCTCCTCTGCGGACAGGCGGTGACCTCGATGGACCTCGCGGCCGTGACACCGCTGCATCCAAGCCTGCTTGGCAGACCTCACTGCTTCCAGGTCACACCCAGCACCGGTGGGCCCAAGTATTTTAGTTGCAGGACCGCTCACGAACGGGACCAGTGGTTACACAG TTTAAGGAAATCCGTTCAACCGGACGCGGAGCAGACAAGACGCACGGACAATTCTCTGCAGATCTGGCTGCTCGAGGCGAAAGGTGTGGCGGCGAAGAAGCGATATTTTTGCGAGGTCTGTCTAGACAGCACCCTGTACGCGAGAACCACGGCGAAATTGAAGGCCGACCTTTGCTTCTGGGGCGAACACTTTGACTTTCATCATTTGCCTTCTGTCAACACTATACAAGTTAACTTGTACAGGGAGGCTGAccggaagaagaagagagacaaAAATGTCCTGATCG GTTCCGTGAGCATACCCGTGCACAACGTGACGTCGCGTTATTTAACAGAAAAGTGGTACCCGGTGGTCGGGGACAAGGGTCCTTTAAAGGAACCACCGACGCTTAGGGTGAAATGCCGCTTCCAATCCGTGGACATACTACCCGTGCAGGtataccaggaattcctggaatacctgaaatCGGACTACAAGTCACTCTGCGAGAAATTAGAGCCGGTGATCGCCGTGAAAGCGAAAGAGGACATCGCCACCGCGTTGGTGGCTGTCATGCAACGAGAAAAGAAAGCGCCACAGTTTCTTGCCGACTTGGTTATGATGGATATACACAGAATAG ACGACGAGAGGCTCACCTTTCGAGGAAATTCCTTAGCCACGAAGGCGATGGAGGCCTATCTGAAGTTGACGGGCGACAGGTACCTGCAGGAGACCTTGGGAGCCGTGGTCAGGGGCGCAGTAGAGGGTGGCGACTGCGAGGTGGACCCGCTGAAGGTTGCTTCAGTGGCGGCCCTGCACAAACAACAGCAGAATTTGCGGACTGCGGTGGATTTGGCTTGGGGCAGGATACTGGCTAGCCACGCACACTTCCCGCTCGAATTGCGCGAATGCTTCCGTATATTCCGCGAACGGTTGGCCGACATGGGCCGCGAGGACATCGCAGACAACCTAATCTCCGCGAACATATTTCTTAGATTCCTGTGCCCAGCTATTCTCAGCCCGTCTCTCTTCAACATCACCCACG AATACCCGAACGAAAAGGCAGCGAGGAATCTCACCCTGGTGGCCAAGACTCTCCAAACGCTCGCGAACTTCACGAGATTCCAAGGGAAAGAGAATTTTATGGAATTTATGAACGACCTGCTAGAGCGGGAAGCTCCCTCTATGAAAAACTTCCTCCAGCTGATCAGC AGCCCTCTGCCAAAGGACGCGCCAGCCAACAACTCTCTCGAATTCGACGGCTACATTGATCTGGGCAAGCAGTTATCCTTGTTACACGCGCTGCTGCGGGAGAGTTTAGTCTCAATATCATCTTCCTCGTCATCACTGCCCCCGTCCAGGCTGCCGGAGATCCTTGAAAGGATTTCTCTGGCGCTGGATCAACCGGGTCCAAGTCCAGTGCCAACATCGCATCGCTACCCGAACCTGCAGAACAACATTTTCCGCTACAACGATCCCACGATTGCGAACAGTAACACGAATCTCTCAGTCTCGGCAACCTCGACGTTGAGCAATCACAGCACTTTGAACGGGACGATCAGGGACAGCAACGAGGTGTTGCAGTCGAACACGTTAGGCCACAACAGTTCTCGCAGCCCTAACGTCGCCAGAGCTGCCACTCTTCCTCGGAACGCTTACATGCCGGCCAACGGGAAGCTTCAGCTGCAGATCACCACGGACGATTATCCTCTAGAACCACCAGCCTTTGTGTCTCGTTCACCAACGCCGATCGTCAGACAGCACCGAGGAATTGGGACCAACAGGGCCACCACGGGATACAGACTGACTGCCAGCGCTAGTTTGGCAAACGTGAACCACTGCCAGACGCATCCCACCAGCCCCACAAGATCCGAAAGCCACAGCAACCTGAAAGATTCGAACTACAACATCACCACGTCACAGAACAACCAGCCGAACATCTGTACCATCGTCTCCCAGCAACAACAGAACCACAGACACAACATGGCCAGACTGCAAAACCTGGACATCCACGACAGAGAGGACAACTACAATCACAACAACTACAACGTCTCCAGATCAGCGAGCAGAAACCACTGCAACAAAGAAGAGAACGCTAACCAGACCCAGCATCAGAACTACAATAACGTCTCGAAGACCACGGTGAACGCCAACGTAGTGGTGAACCCGTCATCCAATCTGACGCTGTCTATCAACCATCAAccgaataataattataacaacAGCAAGACCAACAACACGACTGCCAATGGGAACCTGGACGAGCTGTCCGATCTGTTAAGGTACGCCGACGACGAGGTCTCCGAGTCGAAGTCGCAGAAAGGCTCTCAGATCTCCATTTCCCAGTTGAGCAACGTTGCTTCCTCAGGATACCAGAGTTTCGCTGCTTATAGTCAGAGCTCCAGCCCAGTGGATCTCAGCAGCAATAACGCAAATGCCCATATACTCAGCGCCGCCCCGTTGGCTTTTGCTAATCCCGTTTATCACATGGAACCGAACCATGGAAGAAGCGGTAGGAGAGGGAGTACTAGTTCTGAAGAAAGGGATGGAATCGGCGGAGGGGTTGAAGGGGTACGAGGCGTTGACCTTAGCCCTTCTCCACCGCCGCAGAACAACGTCAGGAATTTGCAGAGGAATAATCAGAACCAGTGGAGGCAGAATAACCAGACACATCGGAATAACTCGGAGCAGAATCAAAACGTCTGCACGAAGCTCAGGAGGAGGCTGTCGTTGGATTCCACGAGAGACTTGTCCGATACTAGCGAAGAGGAGAGCTGCACCACTAGGAGGAGCAAGTCGCGTAGTCACCGTAGCATCGATCAG TACGAAGTTGAAATCGAGAGGCTGCAGAGTAGCGTAGATCGACTGAGGGCCCGGTTAGGCGCAACCGAGGATACCGATATAGACGGCGTTGCACCGGATACCAAGATGAAGAGCATCATTTCCAG GAACGGTGCAATTTTATTGGCCACTACAGTATCTCACAAGAGGCCTCATCGAACAACGTCGAACAAAGGAAGATTAATATCAACGGTGTATCG GTTAATCTCCGTGGAGGAGGAGCTGCGTCGCGAGCAACAGAAGATGTCGGCCGCGTTGTCGTACAAGCAGCGCGTGATCGACGCGCAGGAACAGCAAATAGCCGCCCTGGACGCCGCGAATTCGCGTCTGATGACTTCAAATACAAGACTGTTGTCCGCATTGAGCACCCTGAAGCAACGGTACAACGCGAAGACCCAGCCGAGCAGTGAGGCAGCCGCGTTGCTGCAGAACATCGCCGACATCGGCGAGCTGAAGAGCTCGTCCTGTTGA
- the Raskol gene encoding ras GTPase-activating protein raskol isoform X8 produces the protein MHNASTEGASPGGRRLSRSFHSCLRGADHDDLESDTSYEKACRRGSAPATPVLGARPLDVTPNRIVNFFSKRSFRSNPLKRTKSVTKLERQKQRGAGLRGCRSHESLLCGQAVTSMDLAAVTPLHPSLLGRPHCFQVTPSTGGPKYFSCRTAHERDQWLHSLRKSVQPDAEQTRRTDNSLQIWLLEAKGVAAKKRYFCEVCLDSTLYARTTAKLKADLCFWGEHFDFHHLPSVNTIQVNLYREADRKKKRDKNVLIGSVSIPVHNVTSRYLTEKWYPVVGDKGPLKEPPTLRVKCRFQSVDILPVQVYQEFLEYLKSDYKSLCEKLEPVIAVKAKEDIATALVAVMQREKKAPQFLADLVMMDIHRIDDERLTFRGNSLATKAMEAYLKLTGDRYLQETLGAVVRGAVEGGDCEVDPLKVASVAALHKQQQNLRTAVDLAWGRILASHAHFPLELRECFRIFRERLADMGREDIADNLISANIFLRFLCPAILSPSLFNITHEYPNEKAARNLTLVAKTLQTLANFTRFQGKENFMEFMNDLLEREAPSMKNFLQLISSPLPKDAPANNSLEFDGYIDLGKQLSLLHALLRESLVSISSSSSSLPPSRLPEILERISLALDQPGPSPVPTSHRYPNLQNNIFRYNDPTIANSNTNLSVSATSTLSNHSTLNGTIRDSNEVLQSNTLGHNSSRSPNVARAATLPRNAYMPANGKLQLQITTDDYPLEPPAFVSRSPTPIVRQHRGIGTNRATTGYRLTASASLANVNHCQTHPTSPTRSESHSNLKDSNYNITTSQNNQPNICTIVSQQQQNHRHNMARLQNLDIHDREDNYNHNNYNVSRSASRNHCNKEENANQTQHQNYNNVSKTTVNANVVVNPSSNLTLSINHQPNNNYNNSKTNNTTANGNLDELSDLLRYADDEVSESKSQKGSQISISQLSNVASSGYQSFAAYSQSSSPVDLSSNNANAHILSAAPLAFANPVYHMEPNHGRSGRRGSTSSEERDGIGGGVEGVRGVDLSPSPPPQNNVRNLQRNNQNQWRQNNQTHRNNSEQNQNVCTKLRRRLSLDSTRDLSDTSEEESCTTRRSKSRSHRSIDQYEVEIERLQSSVDRLRARLGATEDTDIDGVAPDTKMKSIISRNGAILLATTVSHKRPHRTTSNKGRLISTVYRLISVEEELRREQQKMSAALSYKQRVIDAQEQQIAALDAANSRLMTSNTRLLSALSTLKQRYNAKTQPSSEAAALLQNIADIGELKSSSC, from the exons aatttCTTCTCGAAGAGGTCGTTCCGCTCGAACCCGCTGAAGAGGACGAAGAGCGTGACGAAGCTCGAGCGACAGAAGCAACGTGGCGCCGGTCTTCGGGGTTGCCGTTCACACGAGTCCCTCCTCTGCGGACAGGCGGTGACCTCGATGGACCTCGCGGCCGTGACACCGCTGCATCCAAGCCTGCTTGGCAGACCTCACTGCTTCCAGGTCACACCCAGCACCGGTGGGCCCAAGTATTTTAGTTGCAGGACCGCTCACGAACGGGACCAGTGGTTACACAG TTTAAGGAAATCCGTTCAACCGGACGCGGAGCAGACAAGACGCACGGACAATTCTCTGCAGATCTGGCTGCTCGAGGCGAAAGGTGTGGCGGCGAAGAAGCGATATTTTTGCGAGGTCTGTCTAGACAGCACCCTGTACGCGAGAACCACGGCGAAATTGAAGGCCGACCTTTGCTTCTGGGGCGAACACTTTGACTTTCATCATTTGCCTTCTGTCAACACTATACAAGTTAACTTGTACAGGGAGGCTGAccggaagaagaagagagacaaAAATGTCCTGATCG GTTCCGTGAGCATACCCGTGCACAACGTGACGTCGCGTTATTTAACAGAAAAGTGGTACCCGGTGGTCGGGGACAAGGGTCCTTTAAAGGAACCACCGACGCTTAGGGTGAAATGCCGCTTCCAATCCGTGGACATACTACCCGTGCAGGtataccaggaattcctggaatacctgaaatCGGACTACAAGTCACTCTGCGAGAAATTAGAGCCGGTGATCGCCGTGAAAGCGAAAGAGGACATCGCCACCGCGTTGGTGGCTGTCATGCAACGAGAAAAGAAAGCGCCACAGTTTCTTGCCGACTTGGTTATGATGGATATACACAGAATAG ACGACGAGAGGCTCACCTTTCGAGGAAATTCCTTAGCCACGAAGGCGATGGAGGCCTATCTGAAGTTGACGGGCGACAGGTACCTGCAGGAGACCTTGGGAGCCGTGGTCAGGGGCGCAGTAGAGGGTGGCGACTGCGAGGTGGACCCGCTGAAGGTTGCTTCAGTGGCGGCCCTGCACAAACAACAGCAGAATTTGCGGACTGCGGTGGATTTGGCTTGGGGCAGGATACTGGCTAGCCACGCACACTTCCCGCTCGAATTGCGCGAATGCTTCCGTATATTCCGCGAACGGTTGGCCGACATGGGCCGCGAGGACATCGCAGACAACCTAATCTCCGCGAACATATTTCTTAGATTCCTGTGCCCAGCTATTCTCAGCCCGTCTCTCTTCAACATCACCCACG AATACCCGAACGAAAAGGCAGCGAGGAATCTCACCCTGGTGGCCAAGACTCTCCAAACGCTCGCGAACTTCACGAGATTCCAAGGGAAAGAGAATTTTATGGAATTTATGAACGACCTGCTAGAGCGGGAAGCTCCCTCTATGAAAAACTTCCTCCAGCTGATCAGC AGCCCTCTGCCAAAGGACGCGCCAGCCAACAACTCTCTCGAATTCGACGGCTACATTGATCTGGGCAAGCAGTTATCCTTGTTACACGCGCTGCTGCGGGAGAGTTTAGTCTCAATATCATCTTCCTCGTCATCACTGCCCCCGTCCAGGCTGCCGGAGATCCTTGAAAGGATTTCTCTGGCGCTGGATCAACCGGGTCCAAGTCCAGTGCCAACATCGCATCGCTACCCGAACCTGCAGAACAACATTTTCCGCTACAACGATCCCACGATTGCGAACAGTAACACGAATCTCTCAGTCTCGGCAACCTCGACGTTGAGCAATCACAGCACTTTGAACGGGACGATCAGGGACAGCAACGAGGTGTTGCAGTCGAACACGTTAGGCCACAACAGTTCTCGCAGCCCTAACGTCGCCAGAGCTGCCACTCTTCCTCGGAACGCTTACATGCCGGCCAACGGGAAGCTTCAGCTGCAGATCACCACGGACGATTATCCTCTAGAACCACCAGCCTTTGTGTCTCGTTCACCAACGCCGATCGTCAGACAGCACCGAGGAATTGGGACCAACAGGGCCACCACGGGATACAGACTGACTGCCAGCGCTAGTTTGGCAAACGTGAACCACTGCCAGACGCATCCCACCAGCCCCACAAGATCCGAAAGCCACAGCAACCTGAAAGATTCGAACTACAACATCACCACGTCACAGAACAACCAGCCGAACATCTGTACCATCGTCTCCCAGCAACAACAGAACCACAGACACAACATGGCCAGACTGCAAAACCTGGACATCCACGACAGAGAGGACAACTACAATCACAACAACTACAACGTCTCCAGATCAGCGAGCAGAAACCACTGCAACAAAGAAGAGAACGCTAACCAGACCCAGCATCAGAACTACAATAACGTCTCGAAGACCACGGTGAACGCCAACGTAGTGGTGAACCCGTCATCCAATCTGACGCTGTCTATCAACCATCAAccgaataataattataacaacAGCAAGACCAACAACACGACTGCCAATGGGAACCTGGACGAGCTGTCCGATCTGTTAAGGTACGCCGACGACGAGGTCTCCGAGTCGAAGTCGCAGAAAGGCTCTCAGATCTCCATTTCCCAGTTGAGCAACGTTGCTTCCTCAGGATACCAGAGTTTCGCTGCTTATAGTCAGAGCTCCAGCCCAGTGGATCTCAGCAGCAATAACGCAAATGCCCATATACTCAGCGCCGCCCCGTTGGCTTTTGCTAATCCCGTTTATCACATGGAACCGAACCATGGAAGAAGCGGTAGGAGAGGGAGTACTAGTTCTGAAGAAAGGGATGGAATCGGCGGAGGGGTTGAAGGGGTACGAGGCGTTGACCTTAGCCCTTCTCCACCGCCGCAGAACAACGTCAGGAATTTGCAGAGGAATAATCAGAACCAGTGGAGGCAGAATAACCAGACACATCGGAATAACTCGGAGCAGAATCAAAACGTCTGCACGAAGCTCAGGAGGAGGCTGTCGTTGGATTCCACGAGAGACTTGTCCGATACTAGCGAAGAGGAGAGCTGCACCACTAGGAGGAGCAAGTCGCGTAGTCACCGTAGCATCGATCAG TACGAAGTTGAAATCGAGAGGCTGCAGAGTAGCGTAGATCGACTGAGGGCCCGGTTAGGCGCAACCGAGGATACCGATATAGACGGCGTTGCACCGGATACCAAGATGAAGAGCATCATTTCCAG GAACGGTGCAATTTTATTGGCCACTACAGTATCTCACAAGAGGCCTCATCGAACAACGTCGAACAAAGGAAGATTAATATCAACGGTGTATCG GTTAATCTCCGTGGAGGAGGAGCTGCGTCGCGAGCAACAGAAGATGTCGGCCGCGTTGTCGTACAAGCAGCGCGTGATCGACGCGCAGGAACAGCAAATAGCCGCCCTGGACGCCGCGAATTCGCGTCTGATGACTTCAAATACAAGACTGTTGTCCGCATTGAGCACCCTGAAGCAACGGTACAACGCGAAGACCCAGCCGAGCAGTGAGGCAGCCGCGTTGCTGCAGAACATCGCCGACATCGGCGAGCTGAAGAGCTCGTCCTGTTGA
- the Raskol gene encoding ras GTPase-activating protein raskol isoform X9 → MTRRKMCVKPMEENEEEKVVSMIINYFAARNFFSKRSFRSNPLKRTKSVTKLERQKQRGAGLRGCRSHESLLCGQAVTSMDLAAVTPLHPSLLGRPHCFQVTPSTGGPKYFSCRTAHERDQWLHSLRKSVQPDAEQTRRTDNSLQIWLLEAKGVAAKKRYFCEVCLDSTLYARTTAKLKADLCFWGEHFDFHHLPSVNTIQVNLYREADRKKKRDKNVLIGSVSIPVHNVTSRYLTEKWYPVVGDKGPLKEPPTLRVKCRFQSVDILPVQVYQEFLEYLKSDYKSLCEKLEPVIAVKAKEDIATALVAVMQREKKAPQFLADLVMMDIHRIDDERLTFRGNSLATKAMEAYLKLTGDRYLQETLGAVVRGAVEGGDCEVDPLKVASVAALHKQQQNLRTAVDLAWGRILASHAHFPLELRECFRIFRERLADMGREDIADNLISANIFLRFLCPAILSPSLFNITHEYPNEKAARNLTLVAKTLQTLANFTRFQGKENFMEFMNDLLEREAPSMKNFLQLISSPLPKDAPANNSLEFDGYIDLGKQLSLLHALLRESLVSISSSSSSLPPSRLPEILERISLALDQPGPSPVPTSHRYPNLQNNIFRYNDPTIANSNTNLSVSATSTLSNHSTLNGTIRDSNEVLQSNTLGHNSSRSPNVARAATLPRNAYMPANGKLQLQITTDDYPLEPPAFVSRSPTPIVRQHRGIGTNRATTGYRLTASASLANVNHCQTHPTSPTRSESHSNLKDSNYNITTSQNNQPNICTIVSQQQQNHRHNMARLQNLDIHDREDNYNHNNYNVSRSASRNHCNKEENANQTQHQNYNNVSKTTVNANVVVNPSSNLTLSINHQPNNNYNNSKTNNTTANGNLDELSDLLRYADDEVSESKSQKGSQISISQLSNVASSGYQSFAAYSQSSSPVDLSSNNANAHILSAAPLAFANPVYHMEPNHGRSGRRGSTSSEERDGIGGGVEGVRGVDLSPSPPPQNNVRNLQRNNQNQWRQNNQTHRNNSEQNQNVCTKLRRRLSLDSTRDLSDTSEEESCTTRRSKSRSHRSIDQYEVEIERLQSSVDRLRARLGATEDTDIDGVAPDTKMKSIISRNGAILLATTVSHKRPHRTTSNKGRLISTVYRLISVEEELRREQQKMSAALSYKQRVIDAQEQQIAALDAANSRLMTSNTRLLSALSTLKQRYNAKTQPSSEAAALLQNIADIGELKSSSC, encoded by the exons aatttCTTCTCGAAGAGGTCGTTCCGCTCGAACCCGCTGAAGAGGACGAAGAGCGTGACGAAGCTCGAGCGACAGAAGCAACGTGGCGCCGGTCTTCGGGGTTGCCGTTCACACGAGTCCCTCCTCTGCGGACAGGCGGTGACCTCGATGGACCTCGCGGCCGTGACACCGCTGCATCCAAGCCTGCTTGGCAGACCTCACTGCTTCCAGGTCACACCCAGCACCGGTGGGCCCAAGTATTTTAGTTGCAGGACCGCTCACGAACGGGACCAGTGGTTACACAG TTTAAGGAAATCCGTTCAACCGGACGCGGAGCAGACAAGACGCACGGACAATTCTCTGCAGATCTGGCTGCTCGAGGCGAAAGGTGTGGCGGCGAAGAAGCGATATTTTTGCGAGGTCTGTCTAGACAGCACCCTGTACGCGAGAACCACGGCGAAATTGAAGGCCGACCTTTGCTTCTGGGGCGAACACTTTGACTTTCATCATTTGCCTTCTGTCAACACTATACAAGTTAACTTGTACAGGGAGGCTGAccggaagaagaagagagacaaAAATGTCCTGATCG GTTCCGTGAGCATACCCGTGCACAACGTGACGTCGCGTTATTTAACAGAAAAGTGGTACCCGGTGGTCGGGGACAAGGGTCCTTTAAAGGAACCACCGACGCTTAGGGTGAAATGCCGCTTCCAATCCGTGGACATACTACCCGTGCAGGtataccaggaattcctggaatacctgaaatCGGACTACAAGTCACTCTGCGAGAAATTAGAGCCGGTGATCGCCGTGAAAGCGAAAGAGGACATCGCCACCGCGTTGGTGGCTGTCATGCAACGAGAAAAGAAAGCGCCACAGTTTCTTGCCGACTTGGTTATGATGGATATACACAGAATAG ACGACGAGAGGCTCACCTTTCGAGGAAATTCCTTAGCCACGAAGGCGATGGAGGCCTATCTGAAGTTGACGGGCGACAGGTACCTGCAGGAGACCTTGGGAGCCGTGGTCAGGGGCGCAGTAGAGGGTGGCGACTGCGAGGTGGACCCGCTGAAGGTTGCTTCAGTGGCGGCCCTGCACAAACAACAGCAGAATTTGCGGACTGCGGTGGATTTGGCTTGGGGCAGGATACTGGCTAGCCACGCACACTTCCCGCTCGAATTGCGCGAATGCTTCCGTATATTCCGCGAACGGTTGGCCGACATGGGCCGCGAGGACATCGCAGACAACCTAATCTCCGCGAACATATTTCTTAGATTCCTGTGCCCAGCTATTCTCAGCCCGTCTCTCTTCAACATCACCCACG AATACCCGAACGAAAAGGCAGCGAGGAATCTCACCCTGGTGGCCAAGACTCTCCAAACGCTCGCGAACTTCACGAGATTCCAAGGGAAAGAGAATTTTATGGAATTTATGAACGACCTGCTAGAGCGGGAAGCTCCCTCTATGAAAAACTTCCTCCAGCTGATCAGC AGCCCTCTGCCAAAGGACGCGCCAGCCAACAACTCTCTCGAATTCGACGGCTACATTGATCTGGGCAAGCAGTTATCCTTGTTACACGCGCTGCTGCGGGAGAGTTTAGTCTCAATATCATCTTCCTCGTCATCACTGCCCCCGTCCAGGCTGCCGGAGATCCTTGAAAGGATTTCTCTGGCGCTGGATCAACCGGGTCCAAGTCCAGTGCCAACATCGCATCGCTACCCGAACCTGCAGAACAACATTTTCCGCTACAACGATCCCACGATTGCGAACAGTAACACGAATCTCTCAGTCTCGGCAACCTCGACGTTGAGCAATCACAGCACTTTGAACGGGACGATCAGGGACAGCAACGAGGTGTTGCAGTCGAACACGTTAGGCCACAACAGTTCTCGCAGCCCTAACGTCGCCAGAGCTGCCACTCTTCCTCGGAACGCTTACATGCCGGCCAACGGGAAGCTTCAGCTGCAGATCACCACGGACGATTATCCTCTAGAACCACCAGCCTTTGTGTCTCGTTCACCAACGCCGATCGTCAGACAGCACCGAGGAATTGGGACCAACAGGGCCACCACGGGATACAGACTGACTGCCAGCGCTAGTTTGGCAAACGTGAACCACTGCCAGACGCATCCCACCAGCCCCACAAGATCCGAAAGCCACAGCAACCTGAAAGATTCGAACTACAACATCACCACGTCACAGAACAACCAGCCGAACATCTGTACCATCGTCTCCCAGCAACAACAGAACCACAGACACAACATGGCCAGACTGCAAAACCTGGACATCCACGACAGAGAGGACAACTACAATCACAACAACTACAACGTCTCCAGATCAGCGAGCAGAAACCACTGCAACAAAGAAGAGAACGCTAACCAGACCCAGCATCAGAACTACAATAACGTCTCGAAGACCACGGTGAACGCCAACGTAGTGGTGAACCCGTCATCCAATCTGACGCTGTCTATCAACCATCAAccgaataataattataacaacAGCAAGACCAACAACACGACTGCCAATGGGAACCTGGACGAGCTGTCCGATCTGTTAAGGTACGCCGACGACGAGGTCTCCGAGTCGAAGTCGCAGAAAGGCTCTCAGATCTCCATTTCCCAGTTGAGCAACGTTGCTTCCTCAGGATACCAGAGTTTCGCTGCTTATAGTCAGAGCTCCAGCCCAGTGGATCTCAGCAGCAATAACGCAAATGCCCATATACTCAGCGCCGCCCCGTTGGCTTTTGCTAATCCCGTTTATCACATGGAACCGAACCATGGAAGAAGCGGTAGGAGAGGGAGTACTAGTTCTGAAGAAAGGGATGGAATCGGCGGAGGGGTTGAAGGGGTACGAGGCGTTGACCTTAGCCCTTCTCCACCGCCGCAGAACAACGTCAGGAATTTGCAGAGGAATAATCAGAACCAGTGGAGGCAGAATAACCAGACACATCGGAATAACTCGGAGCAGAATCAAAACGTCTGCACGAAGCTCAGGAGGAGGCTGTCGTTGGATTCCACGAGAGACTTGTCCGATACTAGCGAAGAGGAGAGCTGCACCACTAGGAGGAGCAAGTCGCGTAGTCACCGTAGCATCGATCAG TACGAAGTTGAAATCGAGAGGCTGCAGAGTAGCGTAGATCGACTGAGGGCCCGGTTAGGCGCAACCGAGGATACCGATATAGACGGCGTTGCACCGGATACCAAGATGAAGAGCATCATTTCCAG GAACGGTGCAATTTTATTGGCCACTACAGTATCTCACAAGAGGCCTCATCGAACAACGTCGAACAAAGGAAGATTAATATCAACGGTGTATCG GTTAATCTCCGTGGAGGAGGAGCTGCGTCGCGAGCAACAGAAGATGTCGGCCGCGTTGTCGTACAAGCAGCGCGTGATCGACGCGCAGGAACAGCAAATAGCCGCCCTGGACGCCGCGAATTCGCGTCTGATGACTTCAAATACAAGACTGTTGTCCGCATTGAGCACCCTGAAGCAACGGTACAACGCGAAGACCCAGCCGAGCAGTGAGGCAGCCGCGTTGCTGCAGAACATCGCCGACATCGGCGAGCTGAAGAGCTCGTCCTGTTGA